One window of the Methanophagales archaeon genome contains the following:
- a CDS encoding tRNA (guanine(10)-N(2))-dimethyltransferase: MSYKLIERVEGSTRVLVPKRAKRALFYNPRMELCRDIDIAALAAFTHHSKSKSKSNSSSSTMVYVDALAGTGVRGVRVANELGLQVVLNDLSRGAYEVINRNVKLNGIEERTSIYNEDANVLLHRNRCRYDIVDIDPFGSPVPYLDSLSQSVKKLIMVTATDTAPLCGAHTGGLRKYAAKPLNTEYHKEMATRILLGRVTRDLCRHDRAIQPLLCYSWSHFVRLIARVERGAKRADECMKRLGFILHCFSCGSRYAIHCSELQDMNMSTRCEVCGAKIRIAGPLYLSPIKDNSFCKHVYEELRVRQLGKKREAQKIVATCMNELDIPFYYDYHEICKALKISPPSIHFLIERLNDSGFRASRTHFSDTGFKTEAKMEEVKEILRR; this comes from the coding sequence ATGAGCTATAAGCTTATAGAACGAGTAGAGGGGAGCACGAGAGTACTGGTGCCGAAGCGAGCTAAGAGGGCACTTTTTTATAATCCCAGAATGGAACTCTGCCGGGATATAGATATAGCCGCATTAGCTGCTTTCACTCATCATTCTAAGTCTAAGTCTAAGTCTAACTCCAGCTCCAGCACAATGGTGTATGTGGATGCACTTGCAGGCACTGGTGTGCGCGGTGTCAGGGTGGCGAACGAACTCGGGCTGCAGGTGGTGCTAAATGACCTGAGTAGAGGGGCTTACGAGGTGATCAATCGCAATGTGAAGCTGAACGGGATAGAGGAAAGAACGAGTATATATAACGAGGATGCAAATGTGCTTCTGCACCGCAACAGGTGCAGGTATGATATCGTAGATATAGACCCTTTTGGCTCGCCAGTCCCTTATCTCGATTCGCTATCACAATCGGTGAAGAAGTTGATTATGGTCACTGCAACAGATACAGCGCCTTTATGTGGCGCTCATACCGGGGGTTTGAGGAAGTATGCCGCAAAACCGCTGAATACCGAATATCATAAGGAGATGGCAACACGTATCCTGCTGGGGCGAGTAACGAGGGACCTGTGCAGACATGACAGGGCAATACAGCCGCTGCTGTGCTATTCGTGGAGCCATTTCGTGAGGCTCATAGCAAGAGTGGAAAGAGGTGCAAAGCGAGCAGATGAGTGCATGAAGAGACTTGGCTTCATTCTTCATTGCTTCTCCTGCGGTAGCAGATATGCTATTCATTGCTCTGAACTGCAGGATATGAATATGAGCACGAGATGCGAGGTCTGTGGTGCTAAAATCAGGATTGCAGGACCCCTGTATTTGAGTCCGATAAAGGATAATAGCTTTTGCAAACATGTATATGAAGAGTTAAGAGTGAGACAACTGGGAAAGAAGCGAGAAGCGCAGAAAATCGTCGCTACATGCATGAATGAACTGGACATACCATTCTATTATGACTATCACGAGATATGCAAGGCTTTGAAGATATCTCCGCCTTCTATCCACTTCCTGATTGAGAGATTGAATGATAGTGGTTTTAGAGCGAGCAGGACACATTTCTCTGATACAGGATTTAAGACAGAAGCGAAGATGGAAGAGGTAAAGGAGATTTTAAGGAGGTAA
- a CDS encoding NapC/NirT family cytochrome c, protein MEKGEKIIISVVVLVTIVVIVGAAVVIPTMMQEMTKPESCAKNCHEMQPFYDSLQDSPHAGVDCHECHESTEPEMFLYMKEMTNHLEGISEGLKAGKSLDETTAEMAEKLESEPPTSASLPKNEYCMRCHSTNYKPLAEIADPGISCFKCHSTIAHTEHKVALYQGYWSPDLEDHECVACHNEHDVTVKEETCKACHPPEKHP, encoded by the coding sequence ATGGAGAAAGGTGAAAAGATAATTATTTCGGTGGTTGTTCTGGTTACCATTGTTGTTATTGTTGGTGCGGCGGTAGTGATACCTACAATGATGCAAGAGATGACGAAACCGGAAAGCTGTGCCAAGAACTGTCATGAGATGCAACCATTTTATGATTCATTGCAGGATTCGCCTCATGCGGGGGTAGACTGTCACGAATGCCATGAGAGTACGGAGCCAGAGATGTTTCTGTATATGAAAGAGATGACCAACCATCTTGAGGGTATAAGCGAAGGTCTGAAGGCGGGCAAGAGTTTAGATGAGACCACAGCGGAAATGGCAGAGAAACTGGAGAGTGAGCCACCCACAAGTGCTTCTCTTCCAAAGAATGAGTATTGTATGAGATGTCATAGCACCAATTATAAACCATTAGCAGAGATTGCAGACCCCGGTATCTCGTGCTTTAAATGTCACTCCACGATTGCACACACCGAACATAAGGTCGCTCTCTACCAGGGATACTGGAGTCCTGATTTAGAAGACCACGAATGTGTAGCATGTCATAACGAGCATGATGTAACGGTAAAGGAAGAGACCTGCAAAGCGTGTCACCCACCGGAGAAACATCCTTAA